Proteins encoded by one window of Sphaerodactylus townsendi isolate TG3544 linkage group LG04, MPM_Stown_v2.3, whole genome shotgun sequence:
- the GRIFIN gene encoding grifin isoform X2 yields the protein MVMRFEATNPDGLCPGWSVRVRGETGSRTNAFQINFLCGRGEQIAFHFNPRFKDSVIVCNSFLDNRWGQEVLIDTFPLVAKEPFQIEIYSDHDYFHIFVDERKVLQYEHRQKQLSAISKVQILDDVQISSVEVTRRGLY from the exons TTTGAAGCTACAAACCCAGATGGGCTGTGTCCTGGCTGGAGTGTGAGAGTCAGAGGCGAAACAGGCTCCAGGACAAACGC GTTTCAGATTAATTTTCTGTGTGGCAGAGGAGAACAGATAGCATTCCACTTTAACCCTCGCTTCAAAGACTCTGTTATCGTCTGCAACTCTTTCCTTGACAACCGATGGGGGCAGGAAGTGTTGATTGATACCTTTCCACTAGTAGCCAAGGAGCCTTTCCAG ATTGAAATCTACTCTGACCACGACTACTTCCACATTTTCGTGGACGAAAGGAAAGTGCTTCAATATGAGCATCGTCAGAAGCAGCTGTCCGCCATTTCCAAAGTGCAGATTTTGGACGATGTCCAAATATCCTCAGTGGAGGTCACCAGACGAGGTCTCTACTAG